The nucleotide sequence caccgtgcttctccaagtagacagggttgtgctcatcttcatgagggcggcactgttcgctttattccctgagaggcgtgtgtttgcaaagtcagcggggaacttgtatcgttcgtgcagcttcgtgaagaggaggctgcgcaaattccctcggtccttatgccttaggttctcggtgttgatcgagacgatgctccggagaatgcacccgagctgaaccaagtaccccttgactaattctttgggcaccGTTGGATGcctgtcggagttcacttcagtaaattcctccttgatggtgccgagcacgctcgggcgccggtcgttccgttgcctcttcggttggctgccatctgtgtgtgcgccgccatcatcagtggtggcatcctcggcggcaccatcagtggtgtcatccccgacgctactaggggttgtgtagtcaggatcggtgtcttccgcggcatcctcatagcggtgaggttcttcctccatctcctgggacagctcccagaattgcttgccgcccgaaccgccggcctcatcgttgtgggccatgtttcgctctaaataggaaaaaagtttgatcaaaaagttggttattgtcaaggaacaagatcatggtctcatcatttagggtttgtcgacaccgaggcatcctaaaagctaagtttttatcatttagggtttgttgacgctgaggcaccctaaaagcctaagcgtacatcatttaggttctcatcgacaccgaggcaccctaaaagccaaggttttatcatttagggtttgtcgactctaagttgggcctaatcacttggctctcttgccacctatggtttaatgcagcaagacaaaaggggtagttgatcctacttaattaagtactaagataccccggcccatgcattagtagcaagtaccccatatgtccgatttttagcaaagtcatgctaaaattcacggaaaatttcagcatgacctttgctgaaaataggacatatggagtacccgaatttgccggaacggaagttaatcgacattccggcaaactcaagggcctctcggggtacctgcaaaatcattatcacCACGTAATGAAGtccccaatgggtcatttcagaagatcacaagtagcatcatcacaagtacaacatcatacTGATTTAGTTTACCATCACAAGTAAAATCATTATCCCAGATTTTTTTATCCCCAAGAAGGAATAAAAGCAGTATGATGCATCTACTGATTTAGTTTACTGCCTTGCTAGCTTTTTTTGTTATCAGGAGTATCTCTTTCTTGTAAATCCCTCCTATGTGTATGCACCTTGCTACCGACACCACCACAAAATAATACTGGAATAAAAACATTACTATGCCAAAGCAAGTGACTTCCACGGCCACACAAATTAATTACTACTAGATGGAGTACGCCTAACTAAGCTTGTAGTACAAGTGACATGACAAGCATACCAAATAGGCAACTAAACTATTTTTTTACCAAATAGGCAAATAGTATATGCACACCATGCATAGAGGGACAAATCAGGAGTTCAGGACGTGGAGtctctgctcccgagctcaaatacACCATCTTgatcagtaaaataaaaaaaattagtaaataCATAAAATAAAAAACTCCTTAATATGAATATTATACCGATGATAAAAGAAGTGAGACAAGAAGTGTCTGCAGCCTTGAGTAGATTCCCGGGACCTGAAGGTTGTTCACCCTGCTCATATCAAATATTATGTTGTATTAGCAGCAAGTAGACAAGCCTCCATACATCAATCCCTAAATGATGAATGAACTGGCCAGAAAGAATCAACAGAAAATAGCAACATACATTTCTATCGATCTTAAGGCCATAGGTGACGAACACCTAGGTTTACTGATTAAAAAGAAACATCGTGATCATGTTATTCCATATGTTCCAAAGCAAAAGTTGAAGCAGCTTGTGTTTCATAAGAGAAGTCCCAAACTTGTAGTACGTTTCTTATTCAGCAACATTCAGTTTGACAGCAAAGCTCACAAGAGAGAGAAGTTCCAAACTTGTATGTTTCTTATCCAGCAACATTCAGATTATCAGATTGGCAGTAAAATTCACAGATCGGTTCCcagacttttatttttcttattcaaCAGCATTCAGATTGGCAGGAAGAGACACACTAGTACAATACAGCTGCCCAATTCACTAGAGGAACGTTACATGACACATGAGACCAATAGAATTGCGTACATCCAACAAGTGCAACAACGGCCACCACATACCTATCACAACACGAAATGCGCAAAGCCTATCTACTTGAAGCAAATGTGACAAAATGCAGAAAGCCTATCTATATCTACTTCATCGGCACATTCAAAGCAAAGCGACACTTGTATCTGGGCCATGTGACACAACACAACCGATGCCAGCAATGTGAAGCCACATGACTGCTGGCAGACAATTGCTATGCATTGTGGGGGAAATAATCTTAAGTATTTCTCCTAAGCGCGATTAGCATTCCAAGAGCACTAGTCTGCTCCAAAGATCTGTGATGCAACGTTTCATCATTCTGGTACAACAGTTTACAAGATTGACCTCGTCACTACACTTGtaacatactccctctgtctcaaaatgatTAATTCAGGGTGAAGTCTGACCAATTAAATTGTACACGTGCGCCAAGCAAACAAAAAAATTGCAACATGAAAGGAAAATAATATTTCAGTTTATCAAGGATCAACACAGCTTCTTTTTTGGCAGAAACATTTGTATCAGTAATATGCTACAAAAATGAGCATGGTTTATTCAAGGAGTACACTTGACTGAACTCAACAGTACACTTAACATTGCAATTTCAGGGCGAAGCACACACCAAAATCCTGAGATATATCTCCTGTTAGTTGGTTTTTCTCAACGACAATTTTGACCAAACTCGTACATGTCTTTAAACTCCTTGGAATGGGGCCATTGAACATATTATAAGATACAATGAGATATTGAAGTCTACCACCTGAACATATATTTGCGGGTAAAGGTCCTGAAAGTGAGTTGTTATACATATCAAGTCCAACAAGGTTTATGAGATCTCCAAATTCTTGAGGAAGAAATCCTGTTGAATTGTTATCGTAGATTTGCATTACTCGAATGCTTTGCAGCTTCCCAAAAGTTTTTGGTATTGACCCTAAAATTTGGTTCTGATAGAAGGCTAGAATTTCAAGCTTCATCAGATTGCCAATTTCTTGGGGAATGCAACCTGTTATTTGATTTGTATAAAGAAAAAGTTCAGTTAGCATAGTGAGGTTCCCTAGTTCTGGGGGTATCAAACCTGTGATTTGATTTTCATGGAGATAAAGAAGGTTTAGCATAGCGAGCTTGCGTAGTTCTGGGGGTATCGAACCTGTTATTTGTTTACTACAGAGACCGAGATAAGTGAGCATAGTGAGGTTCCCTAGTTCTGGGGGTATCGAACCTGTTATTTGATTTAGATAGAGACCAAGTTGGTTTAACATAGTGAGCTTGCCTATTTCTGGGGGTATTGGACCAGAGATTTGATTGTCAAATAGAAAAAGATGGTTCAGCTTTGTGAGATTGGTTATGGAGATTGGAATTGGACCTGAAAAATCATTAATACCAAGCTGAAGACTTTGCAAATTGACTAGCCTGCCAAGCTCCTGGGGTATAGGCCCTGAAAATTGGTTACCAAATAGGCGCAAAGTATCTAGTTGGCTCAGATTTCCAAGGGTTTTTGGTATCATGTTGGTTAAGGTGTTGTTGCTTAGTTGTAGAGTTTGTAGGTTGACAAGCCTTCCAATCTCCTCAGGAATTGGACCTGATAACATTGTTTGGTGAATGAGAAGATTAGTTAACATTGTTAGGTTGCCCAGAGACGCAGGGATATGTCCTCTGAGTCTACTAAATGCGAGGCTAAGCTGGGTGAGACTCTGCAGGTCACCAATCTCATAAGGAATTTTCCCCGTAAACTGGTTGTAGTGAAGGTAAAGTACCGAAAGTGCGGATAGAGAGCTGATACTAGCTGGCAGTGCACCATGGAGACTGTTGTTATGAAGGTCGATATATGTGAGGAATGGAAGAGCCGAGAAGTTGAGCTCACCAAGCTGGCCACGGATGCCAGCATCCGGCATGGAGATGTTGGTCACCACCCAGGGCCTCAGGTGCCCATGGCGAACAGCCGTGCACATGATGCCTGTCCAGTTGCATGGGCTGGTGTTTTCCTGCCAAGAGCTCATCTGCAGCGGTGGGCTTGCGAGCGTAGATTTCCAGTGGAGGAGGGCCATCTGTTGAGACCTCAATGAGATCCCTCCATGGTGCGCCGCACGGGCTTCTTGCAACAGTAGAAGGCATGGTACCAGCAGTAGGCAAAGGTACAccaatggtgttgatgaagaaggcATTTTTCTACCCAGTGTTTGCATGTTGTGTTTGGCTGGAGGATGTGATTTAGTATAGACGGCAACTCTACCGATATTTAACTAGTGGCAGCTGCTTCTGGGCAGCCTATTTTTCCTTCTGCGGTGTCGCCATCTATTCCTCTTTTCTCTTTACTCATGACTGTGGAAGAATGACAGAGTAATTATTCCTAAAAGCAATTGAAGGCCGAAATAGAAGGGTACCCGCAGCGTACGCGTACTCATATCTTTCCCAGTTGTCCTCTGTCCAGAACTTATATTTATTTTTAACACTGCAGTAGAGTTTGTTGTATCTCCAGTGGTCTTTTTGATAGTATTTGTTGTTTATTTGATCATGTAACCTATATTttgcaaaataaataaatgatGTAACCTATAACTGCTTCAGTTAAGCTATTCGCCACAGTACCAATGTCAATTTCCCTTTTGCTTTTCAAGGCACATTGTGGGAAAAATCCGTGCAGGTGGTAAAAATAAAGGTGTCAGTGTTGAATTGTGGTTAATGCGAATACTGGACCCCATATCTTGATGGAAGAGTGATGTGTCCAAGGGAAGGGAAACGATGGAGTGGCACTGTACAACCATACAAATCTTGTTAGGGGTCCTGTGGAATTCATAGCCTCTACAACCATGCAACATCTTGACCACACAAATCGAAGCAAAAATCCAAGCTCAATTGGGACATCTACCAGCCCAACAGGCTAATATTCCAAGGTATGCCCCTTCGTAATTTACGAGTAGTAATCAAAAGGGCACAAATAGACACGTTGACGCCTCCGGTCATCCGTTGATCTGGCCAACCAAGGTCTGAGAAGGCACAGAGCAAGGTAGAAGAACACTTGTTTTGGAATAATGGGACCTCAGATCATCCTCACTATCTGAGTTGAATTATGATGGGTTTTTCAGGTTAAATTGGTACCCAATTCTCTTATATCAAGTATATACACGTACTGCAGAAAGCAAGCACAGGATGATAACCTTGTCTTATCAACCTCTATTAGAAAATGAAGAGACTATTCAGACTATTATATGCGTTTACTGCTAAATTTCCCTAGCCTAACTTATGAAGAGGCTGTTATGAAGAGATGAGTAGGCAGGCACCTA is from Triticum aestivum cultivar Chinese Spring chromosome 1B, IWGSC CS RefSeq v2.1, whole genome shotgun sequence and encodes:
- the LOC123102266 gene encoding probable leucine-rich repeat receptor-like protein kinase At1g35710, with the translated sequence MPSSSTPLVYLCLLLVPCLLLLQEARAAHHGGISLRSQQMALLHWKSTLASPPLQMSSWQENTSPCNWTGIMCTAVRHGHLRPWVVTNISMPDAGIRGQLGELNFSALPFLTYIDLHNNSLHGALPASISSLSALSVLYLHYNQFTGKIPYEIGDLQSLTQLSLAFSRLRGHIPASLGNLTMLTNLLIHQTMLSGPIPEEIGRLVNLQTLQLSNNTLTNMIPKTLGNLSQLDTLRLFGNQFSGPIPQELGRLVNLQSLQLGINDFSGPIPISITNLTKLNHLFLFDNQISGPIPPEIGKLTMLNQLGLYLNQITGSIPPELGNLTMLTYLGLCSKQITGSIPPELRKLAMLNLLYLHENQITGLIPPELGNLTMLTELFLYTNQITGCIPQEIGNLMKLEILAFYQNQILGSIPKTFGKLQSIRVMQIYDNNSTGFLPQEFGDLINLVGLDMYNNSLSGPLPANICSGGRLQYLIVSYNMFNGPIPRSLKTCTSLVKIVVEKNQLTGDISQDFGVCFALKLQC